A single window of Euwallacea similis isolate ESF13 chromosome 32, ESF131.1, whole genome shotgun sequence DNA harbors:
- the Axs gene encoding anoctamin-10, which translates to MSKRLHVDIGSISGLELQDKETQLPATYVVMKVIPDIHEKALQWLATKIRGKKTDGGGELVAILQPKTEAQEEYTFHISATKIKLLEIAEDIELTKVDFRGIRREFTVAEINDCLTNGRTIDDLLTLSDRQSMVLHELENIRALEYEKFIPGYPLNKLYENQAIVPFAHNCNLITKIYPLHDDEALKKLAGTWYMPRFIKQPIGDIMDYFGESIALYFAFLEFYTLALSVSAVLGLLGYIISETVPFFCVFNVICVTLFLELWKRKSNELAYKWGTIGMTSLDEPRPQFRGVMGVDAVTGKVCPQSPRYMTYVKMYLVSIPVVIFCMILAFYLMLLSIWAEDYIKQMEGQNDYLIMVPSVVYSILVMVISVYFKDFAAYLTEWENHRTQSQFERHRVTKLVLFEFVNNFLSLFYIAFVIRDIDMLRSQLQTMLIISQAINNFQEVFMPLCMNYYTKKSQTLKQKSNKKSDLKAEQEKAVEGSFPLLNIPQLQPDDPRIKQVEEEGAMEEYQDIFDDYLELYIQFGYVFLFSSVYPVAALWALINNLVEIRADAFKLCKLFRRPFKRKVKDIGAWQRSFEVLGALSILTNCGVLYLSPDIRKRFPDLSDVELLVGFMCLEQVLLGVRYLINIAINDKPEWVKVALARKNYESKQALKFERAQRNKKILYRFRTVE; encoded by the exons ATGTCAAAAAGACTACATGTGGATATTGGATCCATTTCCGGTCTGGAATTACAAGACAAGGAGACACAGTTACCGGCGACGTATGTTGTCATGAAAGTTATACCGGATATCCATGAAAAGGCCCTTCAATGGCTGGCCACCAAAATTAGGGGCAAAAAAACGGATGGGGGTGGAGAACTTGTCGCCATATTGCAACCCAAGACTGAGGCCCAAGAG GAATACACTTTTCATATATCTGCaacaaaaatcaaactttTGGAAATTGCTGAAGATATCGAACTGACAAAAGTGGATTTCCGAGGAATTAGGAGAGAATTTACTGTAGCTGAAATAAATGATTGCCTGACTAATGGAAGAACCATAGACGATCTTTTGACTCTATCAGACCGTCAGTCCATGGTTTTGCATGAACTGGAGAATATAAGAGCTTTAGAGTACGAGAAATTTATTCCAG GCTATCCATTGAATAAATTATACGAGAATCAAGCCATAGTCCCGTTTGCACACAACTGCAATTTAATAACGAAAATCTACCCTTTACACGATGATGAGGCATTGAAGAAATTGGCTGGAACATGGTATATGCCGAGATTTATTAAACAACCCATAG GTGATATTATGGATTACTTTGGCGAATCCATCGCCCTTTACTTCGCCTTCCTGGAATTCTATACCTTGGCCCTTTCAGTTTCCGCAGTTCTAGGTTTATTGGGGTACATAATCTCGGAAACTGTCccatttttttgcgtttttaacGTCATTTGTGTCACGTTATTTCTTGAG CTTTGGAAGAGAAAAAGTAACGAATTGGCCTACAAATGGGGCACTATTGGAATGACCAGCTTAGACGAGCCCAGACCTCAATTTAGAGGTGTAATGGGCGTGGATGCTGTAACCGGAAAAGTATGTCCACAGAGCCCCAGATACATGACTTATGTTAAg ATGTACTTAGTGTCGATTCCTGTGGTAATATTCTGTATGATTCTCGCCTTCTACTTAATGCTTCTATCCATTTGGGCCGAGGATTACATCAAGCAAATGGAAGGCCAAAACGACTACCTTATAATGGTGCCCAGCGTTGTGTACTCGATACTTGTAATGGTGATCAGTGTGTATTTCAAGGATTTTGCCGCCTATTTAACCGAGTGGG AAAACCACCGAACGCAATCTCAGTTCGAAAGGCATCGAGTAACGAAGTTGGTGCTCTTCGAGTTTGTAAATAACTTCCTCTCATTGTTTTACATCGCTTTTGTTATACGAGACATTGATATGCTCAGGAGTCAGCTGCAGACGATGCTTATTATTTCCCAAGCCATTAACAATTTCCAAGAGGTTTTCATGCCCCTTTGCATGAACTACTACACCAAGAAG TCTCaaactttgaaacaaaaaagcaacaaaaagtCGGATCTCAAGGCAGAACAGGAAAAAGCAGTGGAAGGAAGTTTTCCTTTATTAAACATCCCTCAGCTGCAGCCCGACGATCCGAGAATAAAGCAG GTGGAGGAAGAAGGGGCGATGGAAGAGTACCAAGACATTTTCGACGATTATTTGGAGCTTTACATTCAATTCGGATacgtttttctcttttcctcTGTCTATCCAGTTGCTGCCCTTTGGGCCCTCATCAACAACTTAGTAGAAATTAGGGCGGATGCCTTCAAGCTTTGCAAGCTCTTCCGACGACCCTTTAAGAGGAAAGTCAAAGACATTGGGGCGTGGCAG CGTTCCTTCGAAGTCCTGGGTGCTCTATCCATTTTAACGAACTGCGGCGTACTCTATTTGAGTCCAGATATTAGAAAACGTTTTCCCGATTTGTCAGATGTCGAGCTGCTCGTCGGGTTCATGTGTTTGGAGCAAGTGCTATTGGGGGTTcgatatttgataaatataGCTATTAACGATAAGCCCGAGTGGGTGAAAGTTGCCTTGGCCAGGAAGAACTATGAATCGAAGCAGGCACTCAAGTTTGAA aGAGCTCAACGCAATAAGAAAATCCTCTACCGCTTTCGAACTGTTgagtaa